AAATAACAGCAATAATAAAGCGTAATAAACCTTTGAGCATATTAAATATTTTTGGGTTCGAATTGATTTTCTTTTTCCGAGAACTTGATTAAACAGAAGACAGCATAATTCAGCATATCGAAATAGTTGGCATCAAGCCCTTCCGAAACAATAGTTTGTCCCTGGTTATCCTCAATCTGTTTAGTTCTCAATACTTTTTGATAAATAAGATCCGTAATGGAAGAAATTCTCATATCTCTCCATGCTTCACCATAATCATGATTTTTTCTTTCCATCAAAGCCTTTGCTTCATTGGCATATTGGTCATACAGACCTAAAATTTCTTCCTTATTTTCATTGAAATCATTGGAAAGGCCTTTCTCCAGCTGAATAAGCCCAATGATAGAGTAGTTCACAATGGCAATAAATTCATCTTCTTCACTCTCATCCACCATTTTTTTATCAGTCATCTGCAGCGTACGGATTCTGTTCACTTTAATATAAATCTGATCCGTAATGGAGCTCGGTCTTAAAACCCTCCATGCTGCACCATAATCCTGCAGTTTTTTACCGAAAAGATCACGGCACTGACTGATAATTTTCTCGAACTGTACTGATGTTTTTAACATAAAATTTCTTAATCTTCCAAATATACGAATTCGGTTTTAGATTTTTGAATTTGAAGAGCTGAGTTTGTGAGTAAGAGGGTGGGAGAGTGGGAGAGTGAGAGTTTTAGGGTTTTAGGATTAGAGAGTGTCTGAGGTAAGAATTTCAAAATTCGATTGACCTAGTTTTAGGATTTGAAAGTGAACATTTAGCTTCCAGCTTATAATTTATAATTTTCAGATTCTAAATTCTCATTAAAAACTCACAAATCACTAATTTTGCAAGATAGCAAAAATCAATTATCATTCATCAATTATAAACTCCATGCTCTCCAACTCCCAAACCTTCCAACCCTCAGACCCTCCCACCCATTCAATCAACTGTAATGGCCGCTTAGTACAGCTGGACACTCCAAAGATTATGGGAATCCTTAATATGACCCCGGATTCTTTCTCTGATGGCGGGAAATTTAATAATGAAAAATCAGCGTTGAAACATGCTGAAAAACTATTGAAAGATGGAGCTG
The nucleotide sequence above comes from Chryseobacterium sp. 7. Encoded proteins:
- a CDS encoding DUF1599 domain-containing protein, which encodes MLKTSVQFEKIISQCRDLFGKKLQDYGAAWRVLRPSSITDQIYIKVNRIRTLQMTDKKMVDESEEDEFIAIVNYSIIGLIQLEKGLSNDFNENKEEILGLYDQYANEAKALMERKNHDYGEAWRDMRISSITDLIYQKVLRTKQIEDNQGQTIVSEGLDANYFDMLNYAVFCLIKFSEKENQFEPKNI